The Silurus meridionalis isolate SWU-2019-XX chromosome 18, ASM1480568v1, whole genome shotgun sequence genome includes the window CCTGTAACAGCCTGTTGCTCGAGCGGGAAGTGGTCATACGTGAAATACAGTCAGATATGAGAATTTTGGGATCCGATTGGTCAGAAAAAGCGGGGACCGATTTTCGTTAACAGCAGCCCCAGACTATGGTTCTAATTCGTTGCTATAGCAACAGCACTTTTACGCCGACTTCAGCGCATATCTAAGGATGCCGGCGTTTGGGAACCTTCCGGGGTGCCATTAGTTTTTGTCCTATTAACTTATTGACAGGATGAGAGACTCTGACTGGAACTTACCGGCAAACATTCAATGGAGCGAGATAAAAGGTTCGGGTTTTGAAACAAATCCATCAGTACGGCGTAATCGGttttctatgtatttttttattttcttatttctgcTTCAtatctctctaacacacacacacacacacacacacatataaacacacacaattgacTCGAGGTTACCTTGAGGTTGAGGCCGGAGGTCTTCTTTGCCTGGGTCATGGTCATAAAATCTGCTCTGGAGAGTCGTAACAGAGGTCAGGAGTCAGGGATGAACCCATGGGGGGGCAGCGGCGCTaaaggtcacagcaaggtcacAGCAGGACAGCGGCACGAGAGTGTAGTTCACAGCTGATCAGTTTTCACGACTGTGTTCAAACCAGGCGTAACAGTGTGACGAGTGAGCAGTTGAAGGCCGTGCGTTTCAGTGGATATGAATGAACCCGCCTTAAAAATTGTATCATTGAGACGCCACGGCGATagaaaagcatcaatattatagagaaacgcagagTAAcggagcgctgcatcacagaccgGGAATctcaaacagcaaaaaaaaaagcaacgaACGGAATTCCTCGTTTCGCCACAGCTGGAAAATTGAACAGTATAAAATTTCATTTGCAAACTGGTATTGCGatattcaaaaaataaaaatttcaggaaaaaaatcattttccttTTGCGCCTAATTTATACCGTTTACGTTTGCGATTTCCGACAGTAGTTTTAATATCTAAATGCTCATTTTAACGCTTTTTAAGTAATGGAAGCAAAAAGAtcattcaaatttttttgtCCCAAATGCATTCCGACTCACAGTTAGGACACTTCAGATTTTATGTTCGTCGTAACGTAATATCCGTGGGAAATTTGGAGCAAAATTTATTGCGtatttcaaaatgaatgaattctgAGCCAAAAGTagcaacatttttaataaatgcatttatgcaGGGGTcttcaacgttttttttttcatgtcaagGACCCCATACAGGATAGAGACATGGGGCAGGTCCTCCTCCGCCCGATACAAAATATCATATTATTctagttattttatattaagcatacttttttttttaaacagtttatgcATCACAAAGATTGCATCACAATTTAGTACGTTGTTTACGAGTTGTCTTCGATTTTTCGAATAGATTTGCCGTttcatgcattttctttttactgccaaatcaaacatgcggcgacccctgatgggagaagccgaaagaaagaaagttttatcaGGTGGACTGTTATTTATTCACATGAACTTCAGCTTTCAAGTTTGATagaactttaatgtaataatttatcaaatatttaattgatgtttttaaccaagcttttttttttttttacaaaatattatttgtgattcaacattaattagTGGAACCGCTGCAGTACCGCCTTGGACCCCTAGGGGTCACAGATCTGCATTTAAAGACCCATGATTTAATGCGTTGAGGcttaagatgtttaaaaatgcatttttttttttttttttacatttaacaccCCACGACAAATGTAGTTAAGTCTGTGCGGATTTGAAAAGGCATTCCGAGCTGACCACGCCCACTTTCCGTCATAGTGGGGTCCTTTCCACAGCTTCTCCGAGAAGTTGCCCAAGCACTGAAGTGGCAAATTGCAAATGTTGACCCTTAAAGTGCTGGGACCCTTTAAGTGcaaggcaaaaaagaaaagagcgtGGTTTCAAGTTCAACtcgtaaatgtccttgtaagtgtttttaaatccacacgagtatatttgagcttgtgcaggtTGCTACGGATATGCGTTGCGAGCTCACGGTAGAGTGCTTTCTCACTGTCTGATCAAAGTCTGACTTCCTGACTGACACATTGACGAggcagcctgtgtgtgtgtgtgtgtgtgtgtgtgtttaatgtagtGTGATGATAAACGTGTAAAAATGTCAGTGCTACAGTTCAACACACTATTGTATTTACTGCACAACAGacactcattcatttacttctttttttgcgttgtttctttctttcattcatttgtgtgttgttttttttttattattaatttagcGCTCACCTTCATTCATTTGTTATttgtactttctttctttcctctttctttttttctttcaggtaTTTAGTGTTGTTTATGTTTCTCTCCTTCTTTAcgttctttcattcattcattattaatttgttctttctttctttctttttctttttcagttgttttgtcttccttccttccttccttccttccttccttccttccttctattATTTTCGTTTCCTTCAGTAAATGAACACGTCGTTATAACTGTagccacagtgtgtgtgtgtgtgtgtgtgtgtgtgtgtgtgtgtgtgtgtgtgtgtgtgtgtgtgtgtgtttgtctgaggTACTACTTACCCTACTCTGTTAAAAAAGACCGCATTTCCCAGGGTGCACTGGGCAGCGTGCCAGAGACTGTAGGGTAATTCCAGTAGAGCCATTCTGTCGTCATGGAGACACCACTGAAGCCGGactaaaatgtgtatgtgtaaagtgtctgtctgtgtgtgtgtgtgtgtgtgtgtgtttgcccgTGTGCCCATTTATGTGTATCTGTAGAGACACAAAAAAGAGCTTCATTAAAGCAgggctttttgtgtgtgtttgagtgtgtgtgtgtgtctgcacatCTGCTTGTCTATGTAATTGAGTAAAAACAGATGTGTAGTTGGGCgcacgcacgtgtgtgtgtgtgtgtgtgtgtgtgtgtgtgtgtgtgtgtgtgtgtgtgtgtgtgtgcgcggaCATTTATGTTTACATGTAAGTGTGAGTGATTAATTGAATTAGAGGAAGGGAATGATAACTGATTACaaagagacgtgtgtgtgtgtgtgtgtagaggtatAATCTTGGTCATTGTTTAAGTCCCATTGATGTCCTCAAAAACATATCATTCTGCTTcacacagggtgtgtgtgtgtgtgtgtgtgtgtgtgtgtgtgtgtgtgtgtgtgtgtgtgtgtgtgttcacgttCACCACTGTCCCGTGTAACACGTTGATGCTTCCAGCTGATTGTGCACTCTGGTGGTTTAGTTGTTTCGAAAGTCAGTGGTCAAACAGGACATGCTTCCAACTGGAGTTCATGCTCTTAGATTCTCCACCAATCAGGTCAAAGTACTTACaatctcagccaatcagaaacgaGCTGAGACAAATCACActcatttgtgtttatttggagCGTCCCTGTAGTGTTGCAGTGTTTCTGAAGTGTTCTCATAGGGTTGTAGTGTTCCTGCAGCGTTGGAGTGTTCCTGCAGTGTTGGAGTGTTCCTGTACTGTTGGGAGTGTTCctgtagtgttggagtgttcctgtagtgttggagtgttcctgtagtgttggagtgtttcTGCAGTGTTGGAGTGTTCCTGTACTGTTGGGAGTGTTCctgtagtgttggagtgtttctgtagtgttggagtgtttctatagtgttggagtgttcctgcagtgttggagtgtttctatagtgttggagtgtttctatagtgttggagtgttcctgcagtgttggagtgtttctatagtgttggagtgttcctgtagtgttggagtgttcctatagtgttggagtgtttctatagtgttggagtgttcctgcagtgttggagtgtttctatagtgttggagtgttcctgtagtgttggagtgtttctatagtgttggagtgttcctgtagtgttggagtgttcctatagtgttggagtgttttgtagtgttggagtgtttctatagtgttggagtgttcctgcagtgttggagtgttcctgtagtgttggagtgtttctatagtgttggagtgttcctgtagtgttggagtgttcctgtagtgttggagtgttcctatagtgttggagtgtttctgtagtgttggagtgtttctatagtgttggagtgttcctgcagtgttggagtgttcctgtagtgttggagtgtttcTATAGTGTTGGAGTGTTCCTGCAGTGTTGGAGTGTTCCTGTACTGTTGGGAGTGTTCCTGTACTGTTGGAGTGTTCCTGTGGTGTTGGAGTGTTCCTGCGGTGTTGGAGTGTTCctgtagtgttggagtgttcctgtagtgttggagtgtttctatagtgttggagtgttcctgcagtgttggagtgttcctgtagtgttggagtgtttctatagtgttggagtgttcctgtagtgttggagtgttcctgtagtgttggagtgttcctatagtgttggagtgtttctgtagtgttggagtgtttctatagtgttggagtgttctgtactgttggaGTGTTCctgtagtgttggagtgtttcTATAGTGTTGGAGTGTTCCTGCAGTGTTGGAGTGTTCCTGTACTGTTGGAGTGTTCCTGTACTGTTGGAGTGTTCCTGTGGTGTTGGAGTGTTCCTAGTGTTGGAGTGTTCctgtagtgttggagtgttcctgtagtgttggagtgttcctgtagtgttggagtgtttctgcagtgttggagtgtttctgtagtgttggagtgttcctgtagtgttggagtgttcctgtagtgttggagtgtttctgtagtgttggagtgtttctgtagtgttggagtgtttctgtagtgttggagtgtttcTATAGTGTTGGAGTGTTTCTGTACTGTTGGGAGTGTTTctgtagtgttggagtgtttctgtagtgttggagtgttctgtagtgttggagtgtttctgtagtgttggagtgtttctgtagtgttggagtgtttctatagtgttggagtgttcctgtagtgttggagtgtttctgtagtgttggagtgtttctatagtgttggagtgtttctatagtgttggagtgtttctgtagtgttggagtgtttctgtagtgttggagtgtttctatagtgttggagtgtttctgtagtgttggagtgtttctgtagtgttggagtgtttctgtagtgttggagtgtttctgtagtgttggagtgtttctgtagtgttggagtgtttctgtagtgttggagtgtttctgtagtgttggagtgttcctgtagtgttggagtgtttctgtagtgttggagtgtttctgtagtgttggagtgtttctatagtgttggagtgtttctgtagtgttggagtgtttctgtagtgttggagtgttcctgtagtgttggagtgtttctgtagtgttggagtgtttctgtagtgttggagtgtttctgtagtgttggagtgttcCTGCAGTGTCATAGTGTTGGAGTGTGCATGTAGTTTGTGGAGGGTTCCTATAGTTTTCCTGCCTGTTCACACTGGGAtttttcctgcacacacacacagacacacacacacacacacacacacacacacacacacacacacacacacacacacacacacacacacagacacacacacacggatgaCAGTGAACACCTGTACACGCAGTGTATGTTTCCACTGAagctaaaaaaatcaatatttaccCTACAAAGGCTTTTTGAGAAAGATTTAAAAGCCctcttctaacacacacacacacacacacacacacacacacacacacacacacacacacttcacctttaATACACTTTGAGTGTTTTATTCTATTAAGTCTTTACagtttctcattctctctaCACCTTTCACACTTTGTGAATATAATGttgtctctttttctgtttctacacacacacacacacacacacacaaaacatgctACTATTGTATAACAGGAACAGTGTTGCGAATGCTGTGTCTGGCAGGATCCCAGTTGTAGTCAGCCTAGCACTGCATTGTTCCTCCgagaatgtctgtgtgtgtgtgtgtgtgtgtgtgtgtgtgtgtgtgtgtgtgtgtgtgtgtgtgcgcatgtgtgaaCTCACTGAACCTGCTGTATGTTGTGTCCTGGTTTATTGAGGGATCAGTGAAACTGACAGCAGTGATGTTGTCGAGCTAAAAATACAATCCGGTCTCAGCCCGTTCCCCTCAGGCCGCAACTTCTTGTACATGACTCAGCTGTCAATCAAAAGCGCTTATTAGAATATTAGGCCACACCCTTTGACAGACGTTAAATAAGTGCCATCATATTGATATCGTACAAACACCATATTCTGGCGCTCTGAGTAGTTTGATGAGGTGAGATGGTCTGTGTGGTGGAGTTTAATTATCAGATACTGTGGGAATTTTGGACACCGATTGGTCTCAGGCTGTCAGGTTCTAAAGTAGcttgattggatagaaactctatatatttatagctATTTGTAGAAATGAGGTAGTAAACAGAGACAACTCAATGCCACAGTGTGCGAATATTGAAAAAACagggttaaaaaaagaaagtccgTGACCATCAGGTGATTATACAAAGATCATGTACTGACTTTAGAGCAAAATGTTTGAAGAAGCAATTAGAGAACGAGGTGTAAGGCAAGTAGGGCTAATAACAGGGGTGCAAACCGCATTAATAATGTGCAGTGCGGGGTTTTTCGAACATAGATCAGAGCGGAAATGTACAGTTGAGTGTCTGAGATGTTTATGTACCACTCAGACACAGGAAATGTCTCTTTTAAATCGCTCCtcgggaataaaaaaaaaaaaaagtctgtcagTTTGAGTCTGCAAATTCTCACAGATGTTGCACTTCATTGAATGTAGCTATAAAGAATTAAATGCTGCAAGTGTATAAAAAGGGAATAACACACTGCTGCATTTGGATACATATTAACCTCAAGGTGGTAACATTGGTTCCACTTTGTAACAGCAAccagattgatggatttctgACAGGAAATTTAACCTTAAAGGTGGTGTAATCTGTCCGTGTGTTGCAAAGAAAAAGACTCACCTGATGCCGCTTATGAATGACACCATGGCCGACCAATCAGAAGACGAGGCTCAGGGGAACAAAGAGCAGCCGGCGGTCAGCAGTGTCCCGCCTACTCCTGCACCACAGACTCCGCCCCCTCAGCAGCAGCACACCGACCCTGCTTCACCGACGGTCGCCACAACGCCCGAGCCCGCTCCCGTTCCTGTGGCCTGCGGAAACAAAGAGCTGCGCAAGTCGGCGGAGGCGGAGCAGGAGTACAACGTACGTCTGGGCGTTTTTCTTTGATAAGGATAATTtgtgtaatgtaaaatgtaaactcCGAATAGAAAagtttttatcttctttttctgGTCATTATAATGGTGGTATCCGTATTAGATAATCACTAATGATGTGTTGAAGGACGGGCGAGGCTTCGGGATCGGCGAGCTGGTGTGGGGAAAGTTGCGCGGGTTCTCCTGGTGGCCGGGACGCATCGTCTCCTGGTGGATGACGGAACGCAGTCGAGCCGCAGAGGGAACCCGATGGGTCATGTGGTTCGGAGACGGAAAATTCTCAGTGGTGAGCGGAAGATTTCAAATTCCATCACATGTTGGCATTTATCcagagcagctatggggttaagggccttgagcAGGaacccaggagtggcagctttggTGTAGCCATGATTTACATTCACGACCTTTGGATCAAAAGGCCAATGTCTTAGTCACTTATCTACCACGTCCCTGTTTGATAATCAACCAATCACATGATCGTTTGCTGGTTGTTTATATCTTCCttggtcaattcagtttttaacaatggacattgtcccaaaacagttttacagatataaagaggttataaagttgaaaTGTATACGTTTAGGGCTTATaaatttgttccttataagttcATCTGTAAAGagaggcaaggaaaaactccctgagatattATGAGGTAAAAATCTTCAAAAGACATAAAAAgtgaacccgtcctcatctgggtggtacTGAATGTCCATCCCGGATTTAAAGCAAGACTAAAAAGATGCGTTTTTAAGGGAGACCCAAAGCCCTCTATAGAAGAAGCCTGGCGAATATAAATGGAGGGGGCGTTCCACAGATTAGGCCATACTACAGCAAAAGCACAATCCCCTTTTGATTTCATTTTGTACTGTGGAACAGCCAACAGCGCATGATTTGTTGATCTTAGTGACCTACTCGCTGTGTAAGACCCTACAAGAGTTCCAATGTAATTTGGAGACAACTTGTGTCTCGCTTTAAAAACGAATACTAAAATTTTGAAACTCGATCCTGTATTTGACTGGCAGCCAATGAAGACAGCACCGGAGTGATGTGTTCTCTTCTTTTTGAGCCTAGCTGTGGCATTCTGCACACACTGCAAGCGAGAGAGTTGCCACTGACAGATTACTTGACAGCCAAGCCTGAACCTGCTCTTAAGACAGTAACAGAGACTGCAAGGACTGCTAATTTCAAACCTTCAGCGgtagataaatgtgtgtgtcttctgCATACAAGTGATAAAAAAACGTTGTGGTGATGGCAACTAGATCCTAAGGGGCACATTAGACTAGACAtcataacttttttattttttggagccattcagaggtggattTGCTGGTTTTCCATCAATTATGGTGAGTGGTCCAGGGCCTGCCCCAGAGTATCACACTACCACCTCCAGGTTTGCCTTTTGGGATAATGTTCTTTTTATGAAATGCAGGTTTTTGCCAGATGGAAcgggacacacatacacacaccgtACAAAACGTTTAACCTCTGTCTCATGAGTCCACAGAATATTTGTTCATCACGGTTGAGATGTGCTATTCGGTGATGGTCCTGAATTAACCAACTTATAGTCAATTAGGAACCGGGTTCATGTACTGGTGGTACTATTATGGTAGTAATTATATCAAGTGGAATCTCACTAACCGATCCtgttcttcttattcttttccTCAGGTCTGTGTGGAAAAACTGTTGGCGTTAAGTAAATTTTCTACTGCCTTTCATCAGCCTACATACAGCAAACAGCCCATGTACAGAAAAGCTATCTACGAGGTGCTACAAGTGAGTGAATACGTTCTCCCTCTTTCACATAGAACGCTCTTGTATTGTGCTCGTAATTTATAtcgagtttgtgtttgtgtgtgtgtgtgtgtagacggcCAGTACACGGGCGGGAAAGAAGTTCAAGGAGTGCGTTTCGACTGATGACTCTGACACGGGGAAGAGTGTGGAGCTGCAGACCAGAGAGATGATCGCGTGGGCGAGTGGAGGATTCCTGCCTACCGGGCCCAAGGGCCTGGAGCCACCACCTGGTACCTTACTTctgtatactacactatactacacaataCCACTGTCCATTTGCcatatacacattcatacagagtacaaaaTGTTGTGAAATGCTTGTTATGACTGTCCATCatagaatagaaatagaatataaaaaaaaaagaaaataaatcaaaagctcacattaaagtataaaaaaaaaaggtttttagaccctatttgggtcATACatatgtgtagatgtgtgtgtgtgtgtgtgtgtgtgtgtgtgtgtgtgtgtgtgttttacattttatattaaatgtttgtaaAGATTAAGagcattttctccttttaagagaaattctcgaagctggatataaaatgctaaaggattattagcattagccgctagccacttcctggctAGGATTCTTTAGCAAAACGAGACAAACTTGAGGTCTGGCACTTAATTTGTTTCTAGGGGAACTCTTTTtctgcacgtaaaaaggattgcatttggaACACGTGTTCTGAACCGAAAGCCTTGTATCGAAAAACTTTGATGCGAATACATGTATCGCTACACCTCTAATATATGTTCTTAAATACTTATACTAtgttactatactatactggtATATTGGTTACATACACTATTCAGCtgaaagtactgggacaccttacttgaccagccatatgtggtttatCTCCAAACTTCTTTAAACTTGGATTCCGTAATGTGacattttttacttcatttgaACTTCATCTGAAGTTCTAATATACTACTTAGGAAAGTATAAACAGTGCTGTACAGGGAACCACATGCAGAACGCTGTCCCAAATTCACTGTTGTCTTTATATTGGGAGCAGATCTTCAAGTTGTTGATGGATGGAAAAATGGATAGGTGGgtggatgagtgaatgaatgactgacagacagacagatagctgTATGGATGGATCTTTAATTGGTATAAACtttgtttatatgtgtatatatacactagaTAGACACCTTTTGTTCTTCTGTTAAAAACCTAttgctgtgtttctgtgttgCAGCCGAGCGGAATCCCTACACTGAAGTGCCTGAAATGTGGGCGGAGCCGGAGGCTGCAGCGTACACAGCTCCACCTAGCAAGAAGCCCAGGAAGAGCAGTTTGGATAAACCTAAAATTAAAGAGATTATAGATGAAGGGACCAgaggtacaaacacacacacacacatttaacgtAGATTTTACATTATCGTATTGATGTAAATTTACATTGTAGAAGTCTAAAACGAATCCCCCCGAATGAACCGTAATAAGTTCATGCGGTGGCCTGAGCATGCTAAAACAATTTCTGTGACTGAAACTGACTCGAATCGATCTGTTATTCCAGAGCGTTTGGTGTACGAGGTGCGTCAAAAGTGCAGGAATATCGAAGGTGAGCTACAGTTTCGCGTTACTCTTTCCTCGTTCGAGCTCCTGAGCCCCCGAGTGCTCGAAACGCTCGCAATTTTGTGGAATAAACTCCGACATACGCTGTTTTGTGCGCAGATATGTGTATATCCTGTGGAAGCCTGAACGAGTCCCTCGAACATCCGCTCTTCATCGGAGCCATGTGTCAGAGCTGCAaggtgcaacacacacacacacaccaccatgtTAAAACAAATGGATACACACCACACAGTTAATAGTGACCCACAAAGATCAGTAGCTTTTAGGTAAATCCGTGACTCAGGAAGTGTTTGTGGTGCGTGCAGAACTGCTTCCTGGAGTGCGCGTACCAGTATGACGACGACGGCTACCAGTCCTACTGCACCATCTGCTGTGGGGGGAGAGAAGTGCTGATGTGTGGGAACAACAACTGctgcaggtcagtgtgtgtgtggacatgtttttttttatatcttggaCTTATATCTTGTTgcgtttatatattataatatttttttcagattatatttatatttaattgaatataattgatttattaatattttaataaataatgtaactCTTGTACGCTAAGAAGTGCTGTTCATTGATTGTGTGTCATTTAATGCAGATTTGCCCCTTAATTAaccagacaaacagacagacagacagacagacagacagacagatgcacaGATGCCAATAGGTGATAGATaatagaagtccaacatcttaaccactgaacttcAACTTTATTTCAGCCGTAGTTTATTTTGTACCAAATAATGGCGTAATAacgcaaagaaaaaataaataagattcaCGGATTCAACGAAAAATTACAATTATGTAACTATTACAAAAGTGACTTGGAcccaaaaaggaaaataattatttgttggTGGATTTTGCAATGCGGTTTGTACAATAAATCAACACATCCGGTGTTATATTTGACACCACAATGTGAACTGTGTGTGAAGGTGCTtctgtgtggagtgtgtggatcTCCTTGTCGGGCCCGGCTCGGCACAGGCTGCTATAAACGAG containing:
- the LOC124401363 gene encoding DNA (cytosine-5)-methyltransferase 3A-like isoform X11 translates to MEREELLACWKKVETHLMPLMNDTMADQSEDEAQGNKEQPAVSSVPPTPAPQTPPPQQQHTDPASPTVATTPEPAPVPVACGNKELRKSAEAEQEYNDGRGFGIGELVWGKLRGFSWWPGRIVSWWMTERSRAAEGTRWVMWFGDGKFSVVCVEKLLALSKFSTAFHQPTYSKQPMYRKAIYEVLQTASTRAGKKFKECVSTDDSDTGKSVELQTREMIAWASGGFLPTGPKGLEPPPAERNPYTEVPEMWAEPEAAAYTAPPSKKPRKSSLDKPKIKEIIDEGTRERLVYEVRQKCRNIEDMCISCGSLNESLEHPLFIGAMCQSCKNCFLECAYQYDDDGYQSYCTICCGGREVLMCGNNNCCRCFCVECVDLLVGPGSAQAAINEDPWNCYMCSSKGVFGMLRRRDDWTSRLQLFFANNHDQDFEPPKIYTPVAAEKRQPIRVLSLFDGIATGLLVLKDLGIQVDRYVASEVCEDSITVGMVRHEGRIIYVGDVRNVTHKHIQEWGPFDLVIGGSPCNDLSIVNPARKGLFEGTGRLFFEFYRLLHEARPKEGDERPFFWLFENVVAMGVSDKRDISRFLECNPVMIDAKEVSAAHRARYFWGNLPGMNRPLTAMVNDKLDLQDCLEHGRTAKFDKLRTITTRSNSIKQGKDQHFPVFMNNKEDILWCTEMERVFGFPVHYTDVSNMSRLARQRLLGRSWSVPVIRHLFAPLKEYFACY
- the LOC124401363 gene encoding DNA (cytosine-5)-methyltransferase 3A-like isoform X10, giving the protein MEREELLACWKKVEKKTHLMPLMNDTMADQSEDEAQGNKEQPAVSSVPPTPAPQTPPPQQQHTDPASPTVATTPEPAPVPVACGNKELRKSAEAEQEYNDGRGFGIGELVWGKLRGFSWWPGRIVSWWMTERSRAAEGTRWVMWFGDGKFSVVCVEKLLALSKFSTAFHQPTYSKQPMYRKAIYEVLQTASTRAGKKFKECVSTDDSDTGKSVELQTREMIAWASGGFLPTGPKGLEPPPAERNPYTEVPEMWAEPEAAAYTAPPSKKPRKSSLDKPKIKEIIDEGTRERLVYEVRQKCRNIEDMCISCGSLNESLEHPLFIGAMCQSCKNCFLECAYQYDDDGYQSYCTICCGGREVLMCGNNNCCRCFCVECVDLLVGPGSAQAAINEDPWNCYMCSSKGVFGMLRRRDDWTSRLQLFFANNHDQDFEPPKIYTPVAAEKRQPIRVLSLFDGIATGLLVLKDLGIQVDRYVASEVCEDSITVGMVRHEGRIIYVGDVRNVTHKHIQEWGPFDLVIGGSPCNDLSIVNPARKGLFEGTGRLFFEFYRLLHEARPKEGDERPFFWLFENVVAMGVSDKRDISRFLECNPVMIDAKEVSAAHRARYFWGNLPGMNRPLTAMVNDKLDLQDCLEHGRTAKFDKLRTITTRSNSIKQGKDQHFPVFMNNKEDILWCTEMERVFGFPVHYTDVSNMSRLARQRLLGRSWSVPVIRHLFAPLKEYFACY
- the LOC124401363 gene encoding DNA (cytosine-5)-methyltransferase 3A-like isoform X12; this translates as MPLMNDTMADQSEDEAQGNKEQPAVSSVPPTPAPQTPPPQQQHTDPASPTVATTPEPAPVPVACGNKELRKSAEAEQEYNDGRGFGIGELVWGKLRGFSWWPGRIVSWWMTERSRAAEGTRWVMWFGDGKFSVVCVEKLLALSKFSTAFHQPTYSKQPMYRKAIYEVLQTASTRAGKKFKECVSTDDSDTGKSVELQTREMIAWASGGFLPTGPKGLEPPPAERNPYTEVPEMWAEPEAAAYTAPPSKKPRKSSLDKPKIKEIIDEGTRERLVYEVRQKCRNIEDMCISCGSLNESLEHPLFIGAMCQSCKNCFLECAYQYDDDGYQSYCTICCGGREVLMCGNNNCCRCFCVECVDLLVGPGSAQAAINEDPWNCYMCSSKGVFGMLRRRDDWTSRLQLFFANNHDQDFEPPKIYTPVAAEKRQPIRVLSLFDGIATGLLVLKDLGIQVDRYVASEVCEDSITVGMVRHEGRIIYVGDVRNVTHKHIQEWGPFDLVIGGSPCNDLSIVNPARKGLFEGTGRLFFEFYRLLHEARPKEGDERPFFWLFENVVAMGVSDKRDISRFLECNPVMIDAKEVSAAHRARYFWGNLPGMNRPLTAMVNDKLDLQDCLEHGRTAKFDKLRTITTRSNSIKQGKDQHFPVFMNNKEDILWCTEMERVFGFPVHYTDVSNMSRLARQRLLGRSWSVPVIRHLFAPLKEYFACY